The following proteins come from a genomic window of Achromobacter sp. AONIH1:
- a CDS encoding ATP phosphoribosyltransferase regulatory subunit, whose protein sequence is MEAGAEEAIVPALWAQDTFIKKTGGSEIMGQMWAFADKKGRPCCLIPEATALFQERSAELLGRRLERPLFYIARCYRYERPQAGRYREFTQLGFELLSPDPASASRRSQALAAGFLDALGLRYQTDGMAKRGLSYYLDGQGFEMRCAELGAQQQILGGGAYPEGAGFAFGAERLLLAMQAQDLI, encoded by the coding sequence ATTGAAGCTGGCGCCGAGGAAGCCATCGTCCCCGCCCTGTGGGCGCAGGACACGTTCATCAAGAAGACCGGCGGCAGCGAAATCATGGGCCAGATGTGGGCCTTCGCGGACAAGAAGGGCCGCCCGTGCTGCCTGATCCCCGAAGCCACCGCGCTGTTCCAGGAACGTAGCGCCGAACTGCTGGGCAGGCGACTGGAACGGCCGCTGTTCTACATCGCACGGTGCTACCGCTATGAACGGCCGCAGGCGGGGCGGTATCGGGAATTCACCCAGCTGGGATTCGAATTACTGAGCCCGGACCCGGCCTCCGCCTCCCGCCGCAGCCAAGCTCTGGCTGCCGGTTTCCTGGATGCGCTGGGCCTGCGCTACCAGACCGATGGCATGGCGAAAAGAGGCCTAAGCTATTACCTGGACGGCCAGGGTTTCGAAATGCGTTGCGCCGAACTGGGCGCACAGCAGCAGATTCTGGGCGGCGGCGCATACCCGGAAGGCGCGGGTTTCGCCTTCGGCGCTGAACGACTGCTGCTGGCGATGCAAGCGCAAGACCTGATTTAG
- a CDS encoding YkgJ family cysteine cluster protein: MNVHLQGQDCRPGCGACCTAPSISSPIPGMPDGKPAGVRCVQLLADERCGIFGQPERPVVCSGLRPSAEMCGGSREQAMHWLGWLERETSVSV, from the coding sequence ATGAATGTGCATTTGCAGGGGCAGGACTGCCGGCCTGGTTGTGGGGCCTGTTGTACTGCGCCGTCGATTTCCAGTCCGATCCCTGGCATGCCGGATGGCAAGCCGGCCGGCGTGCGCTGTGTGCAGTTGCTGGCGGATGAGCGCTGCGGGATTTTCGGGCAGCCCGAGCGGCCGGTCGTCTGCAGCGGGCTGCGGCCGTCGGCCGAGATGTGCGGGGGCAGCCGGGAGCAGGCGATGCACTGGCTGGGCTGGCTGGAGCGGGAAACGTCCGTGTCCGTCTGA